Proteins encoded within one genomic window of Fragaria vesca subsp. vesca linkage group LG1, FraVesHawaii_1.0, whole genome shotgun sequence:
- the LOC101309196 gene encoding xylem serine proteinase 1-like, translating to MALGVAILAAICPKNESGSVPNGEKSSKFSIKSGTSMACPHVTGADSFIKSVHRGWIWFMIKISTYDNRWYPKLASIIWMVLELFNLTINGTSL from the exons ATGGCTCTGGGAGTGGCCATTTTAGCTGCCATCTGTCCCAAGAATGAATCAGGGAGTGTCCCAAATGGAGAAAAGTCGTCCAAGTTTTCCATAAAGTCTGGAACATCAATGGCTTGTCCACATGTAACAGGCGCTGATTCATTCATCAAGTCAGTGCATCGTGGATGGATTTGGTTCATGATCAAAATCAGCACTTACGACAACAG ATGGTATCCGAAGTTGGCTTCCATAATATGGATGGTTCTTGAACTTTTCAACCTCACTATAAATGGCACCTCTCTGTAA